One window from the genome of Oryctolagus cuniculus chromosome 1, mOryCun1.1, whole genome shotgun sequence encodes:
- the KDM4D gene encoding lysine-specific demethylase 4D, whose translation MKSKAHRAQNPNCSIMVFHPTKEEFSDFDNYIAYMESQGAHRGGLAKVIPPKEWRARQTYDDIDDILITRPLQQVAYGGAGVFTQFHKKNKAMTLSEYRQLANSTKYQTPPHLNFEDLERKYWKNRLYDAPIYGADISGSLFDENTAHWNLRRLGTIQDLLEQECGVVIEGVNTPYLYFGMWKTTFAWHTEDMDLYSINYLHFGEPKTWYAVPPEHGRRLERLAGQLFPGSSRSCQAFLRHKVALISPSVLRQNGIPFRRITQQAGEFMVTFPYGYHAGFNHGFNCAEAINFATPRWIEYGKVASQCSCGEARVTFSMDAFVRILQPERYELWKCGQDRKAVDHTEPTARTSPELTRWKQDRRLWRAARGLAPKLARSLAAGDGTSCKAPKRLRAARESTAQPGGVAHSSRKPHAAPRTSLGPCAPEVLSTVTRGCRRRSRELGVQEPSLQSPAKRRLSVRTGRTAARSKPQSSPERGILMVNPAPSLGPQLPA comes from the coding sequence ATGAAGTCTAAGGCCCATCGTGCTCAGAATCCAAATTGCAGCATAATGGTATTTCATCCAACCAAAGAAGAGTTTAGTGATTTTGATAACTATATTGCTTACATGGAATCTCAGGGTGCACACCGGGGAGGCCTGGCCAAGGTCATCCCACCCAAGGAGTGGAGGGCCAGACAGACCTATGATGACATCGATGACATCTTAATAACTCGCCCCCTCCAGCAGGTGGCCTATGGCGGGGCAGGTGTCTTTACTCAATTccataaaaagaacaaagccaTGACTCTGAGCGAGTATCGCCAACTTGCCAACAGCACAAAATACCAGACCCCACCGCACCTGAATTTTGAAGATTTAGAGCGAAAATACTGGAAAAACCGTCTCTACGATGCCCCAATCTATGGTGCTGATATCAGCGGCTCTCTGTTTGATGAAAACACGGCACACTGGAACCTCAGGCGCCTGGGCACCATTCAGGACCTGTTGGAGCAGGAATGTGGTGTCGTCATCGAGGGCGTCAACACGCCCTACCTGTACTTTGGCATGTGGAAGACCACGTTCGCCTGGCACACGGAGGACATGGACCTGTACAGCATCAACTACCTGCACTTCGGGGAGCCCAAGACGTGGTACGCGGTGCCCCCGGAGCACGGGCGGCGCCTGGAGCGCCTGGCCGGGCAGCTGTTCCCGGGCAGTTCCCGCAGCTGCCAGGCCTTCCTGCGGCACAAGGTGGCCCTCATCTCGCCCAGCGTCCTGCGGCAGAACGGCATCCCCTTCCGCCGCATCACTCAGCAGGCTGGCGAGTTCATGGTGACCTTTCCTTACGGCTACCACGCGGGGTTCAACCACGGCTTCAACTGCGCCGAAGCCATCAATTTCGCCACCCCGCGCTGGATCGAGTATGGCAAAGTGGCCTCCCAGTGCAGCTGCGGGGAGGCCAGGGTCACCTTTTCCATGGATGCCTTCGTTCGTATCCTGCAACCCGAGCGCTACGAGCTGTGGAAGTGCGGCCAAGACCGGAAGGCCGTGGACCACACGGAGCCTACGGCACGCACCAGCCCAGAGCTGACCAGGTGGAAGCAGGATCGCAGGCTCTGGAGGGCAGCCCGAGGCTTGGCCCCCAAACTCGCTAGGTCCCTGGCTGCAGGTGATGGTACTAGCTGCAAGGCTCCCAAGCGCCTACGGGCTGCCAGGGAATCTACAGCACAGCCAGGGGGCGTTGCCCACAGTTCCCGGAAACCTCACGCAGCCCCGCGGACTtccctgggtccctgtgccccagAGGTCCTCTCAACTGTCACACGTGGCTGTCGGCGTCGCTCTAGGGaactgggggtgcaggagccaagcctCCAATCTCCAGCAAAGAGGCGCCTCTCAGTCAGAACAGGGCGCACAGCTGCGCGCTCCAAGCCTCAGTCCTCACCTGAGCGTGGTATCTTGATGGTCAATCCTGCACCAAGCCTGGGGCCGCAGCTCCCCGCTTAG